A genomic stretch from Gammaproteobacteria bacterium includes:
- a CDS encoding Mpo1-like protein, whose product MRSAESWFNEYGESHRNPVNKRVHWVCVPLIMLSVLGMLWSAPRPAAFAAVSPYLNWATLLILASLLYYFLLSVRLGAGMLLVSFGMVLVLGLLARLPWPLFWTSVAIFVAAWVGQFVGHKIEGRKPSFFKDLQFLLIGPVWLLADLYRRLGFTY is encoded by the coding sequence ATGCGCAGTGCCGAGAGCTGGTTCAACGAATACGGCGAGAGCCACCGCAATCCGGTCAATAAACGCGTCCACTGGGTCTGCGTACCGCTCATCATGCTGAGCGTGCTCGGCATGCTGTGGAGCGCGCCGCGTCCGGCGGCTTTCGCCGCCGTGAGCCCCTATCTCAACTGGGCGACGCTGCTGATCCTGGCCTCGCTGCTGTATTACTTCCTGCTCTCGGTACGGCTCGGTGCCGGCATGCTGCTGGTGAGCTTCGGCATGGTGCTGGTGCTGGGACTCCTGGCGCGCCTGCCCTGGCCGCTGTTCTGGACCAGCGTCGCGATCTTCGTCGCCGCCTGGGTGGGACAGTTCGTGGGCCACAAGATCGAGGGACGCAAGCCGTCGTTCTTCAAGGACCTGCAGTTCCTGCTGATCGGTCCGGTGTGGCTGCTGGCCGACCTCTACCGCAGGCTCGGCTTCACATACTGA
- a CDS encoding PaaI family thioesterase has product MGFLRFVSNLKFLPEARRLEFYPAFAMMRVKVLEIGGGWRRVRIRLPLNSVSRNPGGVMFGGFQACLADPIAAIACSRVFPGYSVWTRAMTMDFQKGGSTDLELRFEMGPEQEASIAAELKARGRATPTFEYGYYLTDGSLCTLIKNTVAIRPKGYQKATTPPAGLDGL; this is encoded by the coding sequence ATGGGCTTCCTGCGCTTCGTTTCCAACCTCAAGTTCCTGCCGGAGGCGCGGCGGCTGGAGTTCTATCCCGCCTTCGCCATGATGCGGGTCAAGGTGCTGGAGATCGGCGGCGGTTGGCGCAGGGTGCGCATCCGGCTGCCGCTAAACAGCGTGTCCCGCAACCCCGGCGGCGTGATGTTCGGTGGCTTCCAGGCCTGCCTCGCGGATCCCATCGCCGCCATCGCTTGTTCACGCGTGTTCCCCGGCTACTCGGTGTGGACCCGCGCCATGACCATGGACTTCCAGAAGGGCGGCAGCACGGACCTCGAGCTGCGCTTCGAGATGGGACCGGAGCAGGAGGCGTCCATCGCGGCGGAGCTCAAGGCCCGCGGCCGCGCCACCCCCACCTTCGAGTACGGCTATTACCTGACGGACGGCAGCCTCTGCACGCTCATCAAGAACACCGTCGCCATACGCCCCAAGGGCTACCAGAAGGCCACCACCCCGCCCGCCGGCCTGGACGGGCTATGA
- a CDS encoding DUF3775 domain-containing protein, whose product MKALKPAQVRELIGFAEKGELDNVVGVLVRLDKDQLAELKAVLWLGKDGHTPKHWEALVIQARAKLDKDTVQFLAEEKNLGADLHKGMDMLENSGRI is encoded by the coding sequence ATGAAGGCCCTCAAACCCGCCCAGGTGCGTGAACTCATCGGCTTCGCCGAGAAGGGCGAGCTCGACAACGTGGTGGGCGTGCTGGTGCGGCTCGACAAGGACCAGCTCGCCGAGCTCAAGGCCGTGCTCTGGCTCGGCAAGGACGGCCACACGCCCAAGCACTGGGAAGCGCTGGTGATCCAGGCCCGCGCCAAGCTCGACAAGGACACGGTGCAATTCCTCGCCGAGGAGAAGAACCTGGGCGCTGACCTGCACAAGGGCATGGACATGCTGGAGAACTCGGGACGCATCTGA